In one Mesorhizobium australicum genomic region, the following are encoded:
- the parC gene encoding DNA topoisomerase IV subunit A: MGKSVNPPGSDGGDDNIESVDLKKALEERYLAYALSTIMHRALPDVRDGLKPVHRRIMHAMRLLRLEPGQRFSKSAAIVGDVMGKFHPHGDQSIYDALVRLAQDFAVRYPLVDGQGNFGNIDGDSAAAMRYTEARMTEAATELLEGITEDAVDFRPTYNEENEEPVVLPGAFPNLLANGSSGIAVGMATSIPPHNAYELCNAALLLISQPSTSVADLMSKSPEDGLIQGPDFPTGGVIVDNRASILDAYETGRGGFRVRARWTQEDQGRGTWVIVVTEIPYQVQKSKLIEKIADLLINRKLPLLDDVRDESTEDVRVVLVPKSRTVDPALLMESLFKLSELEVRIPLNMNVLTRGKVPNVLSLKSALQEWLEHRKEVLVRRSRYRLGEIERRLEILGGYLIAYLNIDEVIRIIREEDEPKAVMMARWSLTDAQAEAILNLRLRALRKLEEFEIRKEFDGLTAEKEQIEQLLASEAKQWKAVRWQVEQTRDRYSPEKNPELGPRRTTFADAPDHDVADIHQAMIEKEPVTVVVSEKGWLRAMKGHLADFSTLTFKEGDKLKLAFHAQTTDKVILFTTGGKFYTIGADRLPGGRGHGEPVRIIVDMENDQDIVTAFVHDPQRRLLVASHEGYGFVVPEAEVIANTRKGKQVMNVKTPDEAARLVFVDGDHVAIIGENRKMLVFPLDQVPEMARGKGVRLQRYKDGGVSDVKTFALAAGLSWQDSADRTFSRTKDELTEWIGDRASAGRMVPKGFPKTGKFG; encoded by the coding sequence GGGAAAAAGCGTGAATCCGCCCGGATCAGACGGCGGCGACGACAATATCGAGAGCGTGGACCTGAAGAAGGCGCTGGAAGAGCGCTATCTCGCTTATGCGCTCTCCACGATCATGCATCGCGCCCTGCCGGACGTGCGTGACGGGCTGAAGCCGGTGCATCGCCGGATCATGCACGCAATGCGGCTCTTGCGGCTGGAGCCCGGCCAGCGCTTCTCGAAGTCCGCCGCGATCGTCGGCGACGTGATGGGCAAGTTCCATCCGCACGGCGACCAGTCGATCTACGACGCGCTGGTGCGCCTCGCACAGGATTTCGCTGTCCGTTACCCGCTGGTCGACGGGCAGGGCAACTTCGGCAATATCGACGGCGATAGCGCCGCTGCCATGCGTTACACCGAGGCGCGCATGACCGAGGCAGCGACCGAGCTGCTGGAAGGTATCACAGAGGACGCGGTCGACTTCCGCCCGACCTACAACGAGGAGAATGAGGAGCCGGTCGTCCTGCCGGGCGCGTTCCCGAACCTGCTTGCCAACGGCTCGTCCGGCATCGCTGTCGGCATGGCCACCTCGATCCCGCCGCACAACGCCTACGAACTCTGCAACGCGGCGCTCCTGCTGATCTCGCAGCCGAGCACCTCCGTCGCCGACCTGATGTCGAAGAGCCCGGAGGACGGGCTGATCCAGGGACCGGATTTCCCGACCGGCGGCGTCATCGTCGACAACCGCGCCTCGATCCTCGACGCATATGAGACCGGGCGCGGTGGATTCCGCGTCCGCGCGCGCTGGACGCAGGAGGATCAGGGCAGGGGAACCTGGGTGATCGTCGTCACCGAGATCCCCTATCAGGTGCAGAAGTCGAAGCTGATCGAGAAGATCGCCGACCTGCTGATCAACCGCAAGCTGCCGCTGCTGGACGACGTGCGCGACGAAAGCACGGAGGACGTCCGCGTCGTGCTGGTACCGAAGAGCCGGACAGTCGATCCGGCGCTTTTGATGGAATCGCTCTTCAAGCTCAGCGAGCTCGAGGTGCGCATCCCGCTCAACATGAACGTGCTGACGCGCGGCAAGGTGCCGAACGTACTGTCGCTCAAGAGCGCGCTGCAGGAATGGCTGGAGCACCGCAAGGAAGTGCTGGTGCGCCGCTCCAGATATCGCCTCGGCGAGATCGAGCGGCGGCTGGAGATTCTGGGCGGCTATCTCATCGCCTATCTGAACATCGACGAGGTGATCCGCATCATCCGCGAGGAGGATGAGCCGAAGGCCGTGATGATGGCGCGGTGGAGCCTCACCGACGCCCAGGCCGAGGCTATCCTCAACCTGCGCCTGCGTGCCCTGCGCAAGCTGGAAGAGTTCGAGATCCGCAAGGAGTTCGACGGGCTGACCGCAGAGAAGGAGCAGATCGAGCAACTGCTCGCCTCCGAGGCGAAGCAGTGGAAGGCGGTCCGCTGGCAGGTCGAGCAGACGCGCGACCGATATTCTCCCGAGAAGAACCCGGAGCTTGGGCCGCGCCGCACAACCTTTGCCGACGCGCCCGACCACGACGTTGCCGACATCCATCAGGCGATGATCGAGAAGGAGCCGGTGACGGTGGTCGTCTCGGAGAAGGGCTGGCTGCGCGCGATGAAGGGTCATCTCGCCGACTTTTCGACGCTCACCTTCAAGGAAGGCGACAAGCTCAAGCTCGCTTTCCATGCGCAGACGACCGACAAGGTCATCCTCTTCACCACGGGTGGCAAGTTCTACACCATCGGCGCCGACCGGCTGCCGGGCGGCCGTGGGCACGGTGAGCCTGTGCGCATCATCGTCGACATGGAGAACGACCAGGATATCGTTACCGCCTTCGTTCACGACCCGCAGCGCAGGCTCCTGGTGGCGAGCCATGAGGGCTACGGCTTCGTTGTGCCCGAGGCCGAGGTCATCGCCAACACCCGCAAGGGCAAGCAGGTGATGAACGTCAAGACGCCTGACGAGGCCGCGCGCCTTGTCTTCGTCGACGGCGACCACGTTGCGATCATCGGCGAGAATCGCAAGATGCTGGTCTTCCCGCTCGATCAGGTGCCGGAAATGGCACGCGGCAAGGGCGTGCGCCTGCAGCGCTACAAGGATGGCGGCGTGTCCGACGTGAAGACCTTCGCGCTCGCCGCGGGGCTTTCCTGGCAGGACTCTGCCGACCGCACGTTCAGCCGGACGAAGGACGAACTGACCGAGTGGATCGGCGACCGCGCGAGCGCGGGGCGCATGGTGCCGAAGGGATTTCCAAAGACGGGGAAGTTCGGCTAG
- a CDS encoding Rid family hydrolase produces the protein MRRTIIPEGLKGVYEQWRYAPAVAANGFIHVCGIVGVSPGGETPSWLGTESSQAFAGASSTTAAGDAGLAALEAVRDPQAQFAVAFETLRDILREGGADLGDIVEITSYHVGISAHMEAFMKVWARYLKEPYPAWTAVGVAELIVPGGLVELRAVAVDPTGG, from the coding sequence ATGCGCCGCACCATTATTCCCGAAGGTCTGAAGGGCGTCTACGAACAGTGGCGCTACGCGCCGGCCGTGGCCGCCAACGGTTTCATTCATGTCTGCGGCATCGTCGGCGTCAGTCCCGGCGGCGAAACCCCGTCATGGCTGGGAACCGAGTCATCACAGGCCTTTGCGGGAGCTTCCTCCACCACCGCGGCAGGCGACGCGGGCCTCGCGGCATTGGAAGCCGTGCGCGACCCGCAGGCCCAATTTGCCGTGGCTTTCGAGACGCTGCGCGACATTCTGCGCGAAGGCGGTGCGGACCTCGGCGACATCGTCGAGATCACCTCCTACCATGTCGGCATCTCGGCCCACATGGAAGCCTTCATGAAAGTCTGGGCCCGCTACCTGAAGGAGCCGTACCCGGCATGGACAGCGGTCGGGGTGGCTGAACTTATCGTCCCCGGCGGGCTGGTGGAGTTGAGGGCGGTGGCAGTGGATCCAACCGGGGGCTAG